In Bacillus rossius redtenbacheri isolate Brsri chromosome 9 unlocalized genomic scaffold, Brsri_v3 Brsri_v3_scf9_2, whole genome shotgun sequence, one DNA window encodes the following:
- the LOC134543243 gene encoding leucine-rich repeat and guanylate kinase domain-containing protein-like, translating into MAGTTDAETQTTGEPPPGQPEEPPEAAGGDVFEAMRSLWPEDGAPGQGGDAGGPLTQLEVAAGLSRLERCDEDGWALVAATLRDKGLTDVSFLEGCGHLRHVDLSGNGLTDLGALRGLPFLERLDASRNALPELLGFPPPRFLTTACFSHNQVRVIPDLDEFWSLVHLDVSHNLVERISGLQRLRYLRYLDLSHNLIERFENLSQMRIKTLLMEHNQISEFEQGDEVGLKTMLDLRAVSFNHNQLQSLALFQGAYTLKAVGLAGNCVRSPRELDHLRGLVSLEALDLRDNPVAGESVYRHQVLHLLPSLATLDDIPVPVEDKVLARDVFRPSELERAARLRVALAVRHHLCPPALGPDTRPADRGPQPLLVLVGPLASNKGCLVRALAACLPLEVHLSLDHTANHVV; encoded by the exons ATGGCAGGTACGACGGACGCGGAGACCCAGACGACCGGGGAGCCGCCCCCCGGACAGCCAGAGGAGCCCCCGGAGGCGGCGGGCGGGGACGTGTTCGAGGCGATGCGCTCGCTGTGGCCCGAGGACGGCGCGCCGGGCCAGGGGGGGGACGCGGGGGGCCCCCTGACGCAGCTGGAGGTGGCCGCGGGGCTGTCCCGGCTGGAGCGCTGCGATGAGGACGGCTGGGCGCTGGTGGCTGCCACGCTGCGGGACAAG GGCCTGACGGACGTCTCGTTCCTGGAGGGCTGCGGCCACCTGCGCCACGTCGACCTCTCCGGCAACGGGCTGACGGACCTGGGCGCGCTGCGGGGGCTGCCCTTCCTGGAGCGGCTGGACGCCTCCCGCAACGCCCTGCCCGAGCTGCTGGGGTTCCCGCCCCCGCGCTTCCTCACCACCGCGTGCTTCTCCCACAACCAG GTGCGCGTCATCCCGGACCTGGATGAGTTCTGGTCGCTGGTGCACCTGGACGTGTCCCACAACCTGGTGGAGCGCATCTCGGGCCTGCAGCGCCTCAG GTATCTCCGGTATCTGGACCTGTCCCACAACCTCATCGAGCGATTTGAGAACCTCAGTCAGATGCGCATCAAGACCTTGCTGATGGAGCACAACCAGATCTCTGAGTTCGAGCAAGGAGATGAAGTCGGCTTGAAGACGATGCTGGACCTCAGGGCAGTAAGCTTCAACCACAACCAGCTGCAATCCCTCGCCCTGTTCCAG GGAGCGTACACCCTGAAGGCGGTCGGGCTGGCGGGCAACTGCGTGAGGAGCCCCCGGGAGCTGGACCACCTGCGGGGCCTGGTGTCCCTGGAAGCGCTCGACCTGAGGGACAACCCCGTCGCGGGGGAGAGCGTCTACCGGCACCAGGTCCTCCACCTCCTCCCCTCGCTCGCCACCCTGGACGATATCCCCGTCCCGGTCGAGGACAAG GTGTTGGCGAGGGACGTGTTCCGGCCGTCGGAGCTGGAGCGCGCGGCCCGCCTGCGCGTGGCTCTCGCGGTGCGCCACCACCTGTGCCCGCCGGCCCTCGGGCCGGACACGCGCCCGGCCGACCGCGGGCCGCAGCCCCTCCTGGTGCTCGTGGGGCCCCTCGCGTCCAACAAGGGCTGCCTGGTGCGGGCGCTGGCCGCCTGCCTTCCGCTGGAGGTGCACCTCAGTCTCGACCACACAGCAAACCATGTCGTCTAA
- the LOC134543244 gene encoding uncharacterized protein LOC134543244 codes for MAMKGEFLSTNTVLGWRYGFSRRELARAAQAQKLCVTHTDVVGALALFDSAVRPHLVLTAPCTERLHHRLLREKYEARDGAIVRRRGARPVPENPPDGKEIPATTNEDIQRAEEYFYDTVLQSRESYLSLHRNNPGFFLETILVDSLDEAVGKLARVVEQVLECSTNEKPIYSIEDDPVYRAMTSARLLEFKKEILSNQSTARKQAESFKSYHSTKLRK; via the exons ATGGCTATGAAGGGCGAATTTCTGTCGACAAACACTGTTTTAGGCTGGAGATACGGCTTCA GCCGGCGCGAGCTGGCGAGGGCCGCGCAGGCACAGAAGCTGTGCGTGACGCACACGGACGTGGTCGGGGCGCTGGCCCTGTTCGACTCGGCGGTGCGGCCGCACCTCGTGCTGACCGCGCCCTGCACGGAGCGTCTGCACCACCGGCTGCTGAGGGAGAAGTACGAGGCCCGAGACGGGGCCATCGTCCGCAGGAGGGGGGCGCGCCCAG TTCCAGAAAACCCACCTGATGGAAAGGAGATTCCTGCCACCACCAACGAGGATATTCAAAGAGCGGAAGAATATTTCTACGACACCGTCCTGCAGTCCAGGGAGTCTTATCTTTCCCTCCACCGAAACAATCCTGGTTTCTTCCTCGAAACCATTCTCGTCGACAGCTTGGACGAAGCTGTGGGGAAACTGGCTCGAGTCGTGGAACAAGTTCTTGAGTGCTCGACAAATGAGAAGCCGATCTACTCTATTGAAGATGATCCCGTGTACCGCGCGATGACCTCAGCGAGGCTGCTTGAATTTAAGAAAGAAATACTCTCAAATCAGTCAACAGCAAGAAAACAAGCCGAATCATTCAAATCTTATCATAGCACAAAACTTAGAAAatga
- the LOC134543179 gene encoding protein pinocchio has translation MSLASVHHPELHGGLTHRSPSIGSLGSSLEELRNYFNNSDTVLSIEELRLQINSCFTCGVSWHKEHVSLDCRECGGYSLQRPCPLCDGRCNAVWKRDLTMSHATGKARWQGECAQRCKAEPGLFKAISAEEESSRLCGRLEKLGASS, from the exons ATGTCGCTGGCCAGTGTCCACCACCCGGAGCTGCACGGCGGGCTGACGCATCGCAGCCCCAGCATCGGCAGCCTCGGCAGTTCGCTGGAGGAACTCCGCAACTACTTCAACAACTCGGACACCGTGCTGTCCATCGAGGAGTTGCGCCTGCAGATCAACTCCTGCTTCAC GTGTGGAGTGAGCTGGCACAAGGAACACGTCTCCCTGGACTGCAGAGAGTGCGGGGGTTACTCGCTCCAGCGGCCCTGCCCCCTCTGCGACGGCCGCTGCAACGCGGTGTGGAAGCGCGACCTCACCATG TCCCACGCCACCGGCAAGGCGCGCTGGCAGGGCGAGTGCGCGCAGAGGTGCAAGGCTGAGCCCGGCCTGTTCAAGGCCATCAGCGCGGAGGAGGAGTCCTCCCGGCTGTGCGGCCGCCTCGAGAAGCTGGGAGCCAGCTCATGA